The Paenibacillus sophorae genome has a segment encoding these proteins:
- a CDS encoding DUF6544 family protein: MPGWLLMTLVVLAILVIVIAIVTTTATLMFNQKAMKQVNQLFSDCPKSNSEIIRKKDLAGLPLPVQKWLERSHIIGKEKITSVRLKQKGLMRTKEGGPWMRAQAVQYFRADEPGFVWQADVKMAPLLHLSGLDNYQEGQGNMSIKVLSLLPVVNAKGPEMDFSTLLRYLAEMPWFPTAALNSYIKWEPINDTSARATMSYRGVSASGVFAFSEQGDPISFTAKRYKEINGKYVLSDWGGVNKEFKEFNGIRIPSKSDIIWIEKTGNFNWYQCEISDIEYNKPELY, translated from the coding sequence ATGCCTGGATGGTTACTGATGACGTTAGTGGTTCTCGCAATTCTTGTTATCGTGATTGCCATCGTTACAACGACTGCCACTTTGATGTTCAACCAAAAAGCAATGAAGCAAGTGAATCAACTGTTCAGCGACTGCCCGAAATCAAACAGTGAGATTATTCGAAAAAAAGATCTAGCGGGTCTGCCGCTTCCCGTTCAGAAATGGCTGGAACGCTCCCATATTATCGGGAAAGAAAAAATCACATCCGTCCGCCTGAAACAAAAAGGGCTAATGCGAACGAAAGAAGGCGGACCATGGATGCGGGCTCAGGCGGTGCAATATTTTAGAGCGGATGAACCGGGGTTTGTGTGGCAAGCCGATGTCAAAATGGCCCCACTGCTCCATTTATCCGGATTGGATAACTACCAGGAAGGCCAAGGCAATATGAGCATTAAGGTGCTGTCCTTACTTCCGGTCGTAAATGCGAAGGGTCCTGAAATGGATTTCAGTACGCTGCTGCGATATCTCGCTGAGATGCCCTGGTTTCCGACGGCGGCATTAAACTCTTACATCAAATGGGAGCCAATCAACGACACTTCCGCACGAGCGACTATGAGCTACAGAGGGGTAAGCGCCTCCGGGGTGTTCGCTTTCAGTGAACAGGGCGATCCTATTAGCTTTACCGCCAAAAGGTACAAGGAAATAAACGGGAAATATGTACTAAGCGACTGGGGAGGCGTGAATAAAGAGTTCAAAGAGTTTAACGGTATTCGGATTCCTTCAAAGTCAGATATCATTTGGATAGAGAAGACCGGAAATTTTAACTGGTATCAGTGCGAGATTTCAGATATCGAGTACAATAAACCGGAATTATATTAA
- a CDS encoding biotin transporter BioY has protein sequence MNRWSLRGLIFSALFAGVMIALSSMKVSLPFSTVPITLQTLAVMLAASVLGARYGTLAVLIVIGLCAAGFPVMGGRGGMSVLVGPTAGYIFAWPFAAFLIGWSAERMSQGKFTFGKLLGANFLFGSLLVYPTGVAWLAHSIPSLDTLSKALTAGMLPFLPGDFLKAALCASVVTAVWRVYPIERIVGKRSSDWVGESAHE, from the coding sequence ATGAACAGATGGTCCTTGCGCGGACTTATTTTCAGCGCGCTCTTTGCGGGTGTGATGATCGCGTTAAGCTCGATGAAAGTATCGCTTCCGTTCTCAACGGTGCCGATTACCCTGCAGACGCTGGCCGTCATGCTGGCCGCTTCCGTACTGGGCGCCAGATATGGAACGCTTGCTGTCCTGATCGTTATTGGCCTTTGCGCCGCCGGGTTTCCGGTAATGGGAGGAAGAGGAGGAATGTCCGTCCTGGTTGGCCCGACCGCCGGCTACATCTTCGCCTGGCCGTTTGCGGCTTTCCTGATCGGATGGTCTGCTGAGCGGATGTCGCAGGGCAAGTTCACCTTCGGCAAGCTGCTCGGGGCGAACTTCCTGTTTGGCTCCCTGCTTGTCTATCCGACCGGTGTAGCCTGGCTGGCTCACTCGATTCCGAGCTTGGACACGTTGTCCAAAGCGCTGACTGCGGGCATGCTGCCGTTCTTGCCGGGAGACTTCCTCAAGGCCGCTTTATGCGCTTCGGTTGTCACCGCCGTATGGAGAGTCTATCCGATCGAACGGATTGTAGGCAAAAGAAGCTCGGATTGGGTTGGCGAGAGCGCCCACGAATAG
- a CDS encoding ATP-binding cassette domain-containing protein gives MIHANHLTLSLRDGQQSLTVLQDINIHIEKGEWVALTGANGSGKSSLVRTFNGLLVPSGGSLTAAGLDLRSAANRSAVKQSIQLVFQSPEAQTIGSTPEEDVAFGLENRGISRDEMKARTLRALRRTGLGHKAAVPVSDLSGGERQRLAIACCLALEADMIIFDEATSMLDPVSRKEIFAFSRELWRRGVTVLWVTQRMEELAAGERVVVMDQGRLVYDGDPRTLFYRSGLPAALRWEDPPVIGIGRMMEENGWPGELLPLTEQELEEALCRYS, from the coding sequence ATGATTCATGCCAACCATTTGACCCTGTCGCTGCGGGACGGCCAGCAGAGCCTGACGGTGCTTCAGGATATTAATATTCATATCGAAAAAGGGGAATGGGTCGCGCTAACGGGCGCCAACGGCAGCGGCAAATCCAGCCTTGTCCGGACCTTCAACGGGCTGCTCGTCCCATCCGGCGGCAGTCTGACGGCGGCCGGGCTGGATTTGCGGTCTGCCGCAAACCGCAGCGCCGTCAAGCAAAGCATCCAGCTCGTCTTCCAGAGCCCGGAAGCCCAGACCATCGGTTCGACGCCGGAGGAAGACGTGGCCTTCGGCCTGGAGAACCGGGGGATTTCCCGGGATGAGATGAAGGCGCGGACGCTTCGCGCGCTGCGGCGGACGGGCCTCGGGCATAAAGCCGCTGTTCCCGTATCGGACCTGTCGGGCGGAGAGCGGCAGCGGCTGGCCATCGCCTGCTGCCTGGCGCTGGAGGCGGATATGATTATTTTTGACGAGGCGACCTCCATGCTGGACCCGGTCTCGCGCAAAGAGATTTTCGCCTTCAGCCGGGAGCTGTGGCGGCGGGGAGTAACCGTGCTGTGGGTCACGCAGCGGATGGAGGAACTGGCGGCCGGGGAACGCGTGGTGGTTATGGACCAGGGGCGGCTGGTGTACGACGGCGATCCACGCACGCTCTTTTACCGCTCCGGGCTGCCTGCCGCGCTTCGCTGGGAAGATCCCCCCGTCATCGGCATCGGCCGGATGATGGAGGAGAACGGCTGGCCGGGCGAGCTTCTGCCGCTTACGGAGCAGGAATTGGAGGAAGCGCTATGCCGGTACAGTTAA
- a CDS encoding ATP-binding cassette domain-containing protein: protein MPVQLTGVSYLYGQSPALSNIDLLIPEGCLTVLCGVTGSGKSTLLRLLSGLAKPSSGSIDYPPESSAVSASIVFQQPESQLFAASVRKDVEYGLEQRDVPEPRRSEAATRAMEQAGLDPEQYGQRSPFLLSGGEKRRVCIAGAIAPLPRLLLLDEPTAGLDPPAARALLDTVTELKRGGYTIVIATHDLDSFFPLADQVVVLSQGALRYSGPARGLWTEARVLEDAGLEPPAYIRISRMLMRQGRLDALPASAGELLARLDKRSLAHRGSGAASCAKERLSADKDSLALSAEGGPLPAGGGPLAEGMPPPAEDGRSARSEGRLVPGEGSAAQSPADEAAADAGARPAADAAALNFRAGSVLQMLDPRVKWLAMILWSLVFLKTEGAFPLALAALMIGGLLAAAGIPRKRIVWFYRPFLPMFLFLWLLSAFSWDGTDAGGPFQFSAEGALTGGLAVLRLGLLISLGFLFTETTSGAPLREGLEWAIAPLGRLGVRTRNWSLAVSVTLQFIPWVLGRISLLQLALASRGNRKRGWERWTPKQLSLMAVPLLLQVIGMGDELATAIEARGYDPSKPRTPWLVLCWQRRDTAALLLAVLAAALLWWASS, encoded by the coding sequence ATGCCGGTACAGTTAACCGGGGTGTCCTATCTTTACGGTCAATCGCCCGCCCTGAGCAATATCGATCTGCTGATTCCGGAGGGCTGCCTTACGGTCCTGTGCGGAGTAACGGGCAGCGGCAAATCCACGCTGCTGCGGCTGCTGTCCGGACTTGCGAAGCCTTCCTCGGGTAGTATTGACTACCCGCCGGAAAGCTCTGCCGTCTCCGCCTCCATCGTCTTCCAGCAGCCGGAGAGCCAGCTCTTCGCAGCAAGCGTCAGAAAGGATGTCGAGTATGGTCTGGAGCAGCGGGACGTTCCCGAGCCCCGGCGGAGCGAAGCGGCAACCCGGGCGATGGAACAGGCCGGACTTGACCCTGAGCAATACGGCCAGCGGTCGCCGTTCCTGCTGAGCGGTGGCGAGAAGCGGCGGGTCTGCATCGCGGGCGCCATCGCCCCCCTGCCGCGCCTGCTGCTGCTGGACGAGCCGACGGCCGGGCTTGATCCGCCCGCCGCCCGCGCGCTGCTGGATACCGTCACGGAATTGAAACGCGGAGGTTATACCATAGTAATCGCTACCCATGACCTGGACAGCTTCTTCCCCTTGGCGGATCAGGTCGTGGTCTTGTCACAGGGGGCCTTGCGGTACAGCGGTCCGGCCCGCGGCTTATGGACCGAGGCCCGCGTACTCGAAGACGCTGGCTTGGAACCTCCGGCCTACATCCGGATCAGCCGGATGCTTATGCGCCAAGGCAGGCTGGACGCCCTGCCCGCCAGCGCTGGGGAACTGCTGGCCAGGCTGGACAAGCGCAGCCTGGCGCACCGAGGAAGCGGCGCCGCTTCCTGCGCTAAGGAAAGGCTTTCTGCGGACAAGGACAGCCTTGCCTTGTCCGCAGAAGGCGGGCCCTTGCCGGCGGGCGGTGGACCGCTGGCGGAGGGCATGCCGCCGCCGGCGGAAGACGGCCGCTCGGCAAGGAGCGAAGGGCGCCTCGTTCCAGGCGAAGGCAGCGCGGCGCAGTCTCCGGCGGACGAAGCCGCCGCCGATGCAGGCGCCCGCCCTGCTGCAGATGCAGCAGCCTTGAATTTCCGGGCCGGATCGGTCTTGCAGATGCTCGACCCCCGTGTAAAGTGGCTGGCGATGATATTGTGGTCGCTGGTGTTTCTGAAAACAGAGGGAGCCTTTCCGCTGGCGCTTGCCGCGCTGATGATCGGCGGACTTTTGGCAGCTGCGGGAATTCCCCGGAAACGGATAGTCTGGTTCTATCGGCCGTTCCTGCCGATGTTTCTGTTCCTATGGCTTCTGTCCGCCTTTTCTTGGGACGGCACGGATGCGGGGGGTCCCTTCCAATTCTCCGCCGAAGGCGCCTTAACCGGCGGTCTTGCGGTTCTCCGTCTGGGGCTGCTCATTTCGCTCGGCTTCCTCTTCACAGAGACGACATCGGGAGCGCCGCTGCGCGAAGGGCTGGAGTGGGCCATCGCGCCGCTTGGCAGACTGGGCGTCAGAACGCGGAATTGGTCACTCGCCGTCTCCGTCACTCTGCAGTTCATACCCTGGGTTCTAGGGAGAATCTCATTGCTTCAGTTGGCGCTCGCCTCCCGGGGAAACCGAAAGCGGGGATGGGAGCGCTGGACGCCAAAGCAGTTATCATTGATGGCCGTCCCTCTGCTCCTCCAAGTGATCGGCATGGGCGATGAGCTGGCAACCGCCATCGAAGCCCGGGGTTATGACCCATCGAAGCCGCGAACGCCCTGGCTTGTTCTGTGTTGGCAGCGGCGGGATACGGCGGCGCTGCTGCTCGCCGTGCTCGCGGCGGCGCTGCTGTGGTGGGCTTCGAGCTAG
- a CDS encoding FMN-binding protein — translation MKNTKNLSLLLLMLTLVLTACGNSSNNSAATASSEPTAAATGTAETSAAPAAGAFKDGTYKAEYDRNDVRNWKAYVEVTVNGGKIEKAYYDYINEKGELRSQNEAYIKGFSEANKFTPREAFDKLGQELVTSQDAAKVDAVSGASHSSRNFNELAAAVLGKAEAGDTATAIVPLYEDGTYKVAADAFDDHGWKPQIDLEIKDHKIASVQFDYVNEAGKLKTEDADYKTAMEAKNKTYPAKYTEELEKQLVEKQSIGSVDAVSGATTSSNNFTALVEYALDDLAEVGDTKPAAIKIEE, via the coding sequence ATGAAAAACACAAAGAACTTATCCTTGCTTCTTCTGATGCTGACGCTTGTCCTGACAGCCTGCGGAAATTCGAGTAACAACTCGGCGGCGACAGCAAGCAGCGAGCCGACAGCAGCGGCGACCGGTACGGCAGAAACTTCAGCAGCGCCGGCTGCGGGTGCTTTTAAAGACGGAACCTACAAGGCGGAGTATGACCGCAACGATGTGAGAAACTGGAAGGCTTATGTAGAAGTGACCGTGAACGGAGGGAAAATCGAGAAGGCCTATTATGATTACATCAATGAAAAAGGTGAACTCAGAAGCCAGAACGAAGCCTATATCAAAGGATTCTCTGAAGCTAATAAATTCACGCCACGCGAAGCCTTCGACAAGCTGGGCCAAGAACTGGTAACCTCACAGGACGCTGCCAAGGTCGATGCGGTTTCAGGTGCGTCGCATTCGTCCAGAAACTTCAATGAGCTTGCCGCTGCCGTTCTGGGAAAAGCGGAAGCCGGAGACACGGCGACGGCCATCGTTCCACTGTATGAGGACGGTACATACAAAGTAGCCGCCGACGCCTTTGACGACCACGGCTGGAAGCCGCAGATCGATCTGGAGATTAAGGACCACAAGATCGCAAGCGTACAGTTCGATTATGTGAACGAAGCCGGCAAGCTGAAGACGGAAGACGCCGACTACAAGACTGCGATGGAAGCCAAGAACAAGACCTATCCGGCAAAATATACGGAAGAGCTGGAGAAGCAGCTTGTAGAGAAGCAGTCGATCGGTTCCGTGGACGCGGTCAGCGGCGCGACGACCTCTTCGAATAACTTCACGGCGCTTGTGGAATACGCGCTGGATGATCTGGCGGAAGTCGGCGATACGAAGCCGGCTGCAATCAAGATTGAAGAATAA
- the mprF gene encoding bifunctional lysylphosphatidylglycerol flippase/synthetase MprF encodes MHAHKPRLEQLKLVRLLVSIYRIKAVRALFPVMIIALVYWEGQHELKGVRLAKTLHELRLIPAQGIMQMMATALAAVAAMSAYDFLIRAHFRMKIGVWSTFRYSWIANTFNNLIGFAGLAGVGLRTMLYKKSGVPAAVLTPAIVFLSPIMITGLSLLSWASLFGILPAEGLLREHRWLVFAVWGMALYLPCFIMLQRSSLFAKWINRGEGRTPWMTVYASVGSSLLEWLSAGITFSVIAGHILGGVHFQPMMSLYVIAAIAGILSMAPGGIGAFDLIALLGMQQMGYSSERAMAVLVIFRLFYFVIPWLVGLVLAALEIGQQGIRLLRSSALETPLNTWQRIWTWPGQYTFLSDLGVWALGKLVLVAGLLLLLSAATPELLYRLRFMEDLLSLPIMRVSHHLAVVIGFMLVLLSRGISLRIRRAYIWSSITLGLGAVFAFAKGFDYEEALFLLFVAFLLWISRARFYRVSAPISRQSLLWWLLLTSGIALSYYLLASYSHRGFFKALRPGARTEWLQQHSNFAYSAVGGLVIAWLLLSMIVALRPNRRAETLTAPPDMDRLRRYLKSESGNALTHMLFTGDKSFYWAQDGKVMLPFARVRDKVVVLGDPLGPKKLVNDAISEFRTEADRYGLSVVFYQATPDYLPIYHEQGYHFFKLGEEALVPLDRFTLSGKGNSDLRSVSNRFVREGCKFELAEPPYEAELLKEFRSISEEWLRGRAEKGYSLGWFDESYLQLAPIALLRDAGGAVIAFASLAPGYDDGVTISIDLMRHRLKSPNGTMDFLFISMLEWAKAQGYERFNLGNAPLSSVGRNAGALREEKMAHVVFKHGGHWYGFLGLRRYKEKFSPEWEPRYLAYPVSLSLPVLTLDLVRLVSRQPKGRK; translated from the coding sequence ATGCATGCACATAAACCAAGACTTGAACAATTAAAATTGGTAAGGCTGCTGGTGTCCATTTACCGCATCAAGGCGGTACGGGCGCTGTTTCCGGTGATGATTATCGCGCTTGTGTATTGGGAAGGGCAGCATGAATTGAAAGGTGTCCGGCTTGCCAAGACGCTTCATGAACTAAGGCTAATTCCAGCGCAGGGTATTATGCAGATGATGGCGACGGCGCTGGCGGCGGTTGCGGCGATGAGCGCCTACGATTTTCTGATCCGTGCCCACTTTCGGATGAAAATCGGGGTTTGGAGCACCTTCCGCTATTCGTGGATCGCCAATACTTTCAATAATTTGATTGGATTTGCCGGTCTGGCGGGAGTCGGCCTGCGTACGATGCTCTATAAAAAAAGCGGAGTACCCGCAGCGGTCCTGACACCGGCGATCGTTTTTTTGTCACCGATTATGATTACGGGCCTGTCGCTGCTGTCCTGGGCCAGCCTGTTCGGCATTCTGCCGGCGGAGGGGCTGCTGCGCGAGCACCGCTGGCTTGTGTTCGCCGTCTGGGGCATGGCGCTGTATCTGCCTTGCTTTATCATGCTGCAGCGCTCCTCGTTGTTCGCCAAATGGATCAACCGGGGAGAAGGGAGAACGCCGTGGATGACGGTATACGCCTCGGTGGGCTCCTCGCTGCTGGAATGGCTCAGCGCTGGAATTACCTTTTCGGTGATCGCGGGGCATATTTTGGGCGGCGTTCATTTTCAGCCGATGATGAGCCTGTATGTGATTGCGGCGATTGCGGGCATCCTCAGCATGGCTCCCGGAGGCATCGGCGCATTCGATTTGATCGCGCTGCTGGGAATGCAGCAGATGGGATATTCCAGCGAACGGGCGATGGCCGTACTCGTCATTTTCCGGCTGTTTTATTTTGTCATTCCATGGCTGGTTGGGCTTGTGCTGGCGGCGCTCGAAATCGGACAGCAGGGCATACGGCTGCTGCGCAGCTCGGCATTGGAGACGCCCCTTAATACTTGGCAGAGAATTTGGACTTGGCCTGGACAGTATACCTTCCTCAGCGATCTTGGCGTGTGGGCGCTTGGCAAGCTTGTGCTTGTCGCCGGCCTCCTACTGCTGTTGTCGGCGGCCACACCCGAACTGCTGTACCGGCTGCGCTTCATGGAGGATCTTCTGTCGCTTCCGATCATGCGGGTATCCCATCATCTGGCCGTGGTCATCGGTTTTATGCTGGTGCTGCTGTCCCGGGGCATCTCGCTGCGCATCCGCAGAGCCTATATCTGGTCAAGCATTACGCTGGGTCTTGGCGCCGTGTTCGCCTTCGCCAAGGGGTTTGATTACGAAGAGGCGCTCTTTTTGCTGTTCGTTGCCTTTCTTCTATGGATTTCAAGGGCGCGTTTCTACCGGGTCAGCGCGCCGATTTCGCGGCAAAGCCTGCTGTGGTGGCTGCTGCTGACTTCCGGTATCGCCCTGAGCTATTATCTGCTGGCAAGCTACTCGCATCGCGGCTTCTTTAAAGCTCTGCGGCCCGGCGCGCGGACTGAGTGGCTGCAGCAGCACAGCAACTTCGCCTATTCGGCTGTGGGCGGACTGGTGATCGCGTGGCTGCTGCTCTCGATGATTGTGGCGCTTCGGCCCAACCGCCGTGCGGAGACGTTGACCGCGCCGCCGGATATGGACCGGCTGCGGCGTTATCTTAAGTCAGAATCCGGGAACGCGCTGACCCATATGCTCTTCACGGGCGACAAGAGCTTCTACTGGGCGCAGGACGGCAAGGTCATGCTTCCGTTCGCCAGAGTGCGGGACAAGGTTGTCGTGCTTGGCGACCCGCTTGGACCCAAGAAACTTGTGAACGACGCAATCAGCGAATTCCGGACGGAGGCCGACAGGTACGGACTTTCCGTCGTCTTCTACCAGGCGACACCTGACTACTTGCCGATTTACCATGAGCAGGGCTACCATTTCTTTAAGCTCGGCGAGGAGGCGCTAGTGCCGCTGGACAGGTTCACCCTTAGCGGCAAGGGAAACAGCGATTTGCGAAGCGTGAGCAACCGGTTTGTCCGCGAAGGCTGCAAGTTCGAATTGGCGGAGCCTCCGTATGAGGCAGAGCTGCTGAAAGAGTTTCGGTCGATTTCGGAGGAATGGCTGAGAGGCCGTGCGGAAAAAGGGTATTCGCTCGGATGGTTCGATGAATCCTATCTGCAGCTTGCGCCGATTGCCCTCCTTCGGGATGCCGGGGGCGCCGTCATCGCCTTCGCCTCGCTTGCGCCGGGCTATGACGACGGAGTTACCATTTCAATCGATCTGATGCGCCATCGCCTGAAAAGTCCGAACGGAACGATGGATTTCCTGTTTATTTCCATGCTGGAATGGGCCAAGGCTCAGGGATACGAGAGGTTTAACCTCGGCAATGCGCCTTTGTCCAGTGTGGGCCGGAACGCGGGCGCGCTTCGCGAAGAGAAAATGGCTCATGTCGTGTTCAAGCACGGAGGGCATTGGTACGGATTCCTGGGCCTCCGCCGCTATAAAGAAAAATTTTCGCCGGAATGGGAACCCCGCTACTTGGCTTATCCCGTCTCCTTGTCTCTGCCCGTTCTGACGCTGGATCTGGTTAGGCTTGTATCCCGTCAGCCGAAAGGGCGGAAGTAG
- a CDS encoding DJ-1/PfpI family protein, protein MKKTAVLLYPQFSEYELTVALSILMQGKKPVVTVGLNDRAVRGEAGLQCIPDTTIAEVDQAEIDSLLLTGCMDILALQNEADLIKFIRRTGSKASVIASISSSPFLLAKAGLLQGKKYTVGMTEENRKKTGVFEPENYSEEPVVRDGNLITARGRGFIQFGTLLGQALNLSFDGDWYKGRA, encoded by the coding sequence GTGAAAAAAACGGCGGTATTATTGTATCCGCAATTTAGCGAGTATGAACTGACTGTTGCATTGTCCATTCTTATGCAAGGGAAGAAACCTGTTGTAACGGTAGGGTTGAATGATCGGGCAGTCAGAGGAGAGGCGGGACTGCAATGTATTCCCGATACAACGATTGCCGAGGTCGACCAAGCGGAAATAGACAGCCTTTTGCTGACGGGATGTATGGATATACTGGCATTGCAGAATGAGGCGGATTTAATTAAGTTTATACGGAGAACAGGGAGCAAAGCTTCCGTCATTGCGAGTATTTCCAGTTCACCGTTTCTGCTGGCGAAGGCGGGACTTCTGCAAGGAAAGAAATATACGGTCGGAATGACGGAGGAAAATCGGAAGAAGACGGGCGTTTTTGAACCGGAGAATTATTCCGAGGAACCTGTGGTCCGGGACGGGAATCTGATCACCGCAAGGGGGAGAGGATTCATACAATTCGGCACTTTATTGGGACAGGCGCTGAACCTTTCATTTGACGGGGACTGGTACAAGGGGCGCGCTTAA
- a CDS encoding WG repeat-containing protein: MVKKRALTLMVLCAAILISSPGLAASSVKRVELSKTPIDYRPVRPASDGQFHDGLLFAEQSDGTLAYYNTKGQEAFTLPDGIKPLSDFFEQRALVINKTTKRIGYINTKGALAIPCKYAEGGYFSEGLAHVSIPGSDKQLIIDRSGKVVHVFLKKYASDFYFTDGLAVAYAPEGGKLGFVNTSGELAIPYLYTHERGFSEGLAVVQNSKGKYGYIDAAGKTVIPFQYRDGGDFSEGLAAVKNSEGKWGYINTSGKIVIPFKFKSAGNFSEGLAITHNSSGKVGFIDKNGKLIIAYQQYNRAFNFKEGVALVGIESSSGSEGKFGYMDRQGKLLTALEYRVESSSFHNGAAAAFKTLGKGFILTKSSSSK; this comes from the coding sequence ATGGTAAAAAAGCGGGCTTTGACTTTAATGGTTCTATGTGCTGCAATTCTCATTTCGAGTCCAGGGCTTGCGGCTTCATCTGTAAAGAGGGTCGAGTTATCCAAAACGCCAATTGATTATAGGCCCGTGCGGCCCGCAAGTGACGGGCAATTCCATGATGGTTTGCTGTTCGCCGAACAATCGGATGGCACTCTCGCCTACTACAACACAAAAGGGCAGGAAGCTTTTACTTTACCTGACGGCATTAAACCATTGAGCGATTTCTTCGAGCAGCGGGCACTGGTGATAAATAAGACAACCAAGCGGATTGGATACATTAACACCAAAGGCGCACTGGCGATTCCTTGCAAGTATGCGGAAGGAGGATATTTTTCGGAGGGCTTGGCTCATGTGTCTATTCCCGGCTCGGATAAACAGCTTATAATCGACCGGTCAGGGAAAGTAGTGCATGTGTTCCTAAAGAAATACGCCTCCGACTTTTATTTCACCGACGGCTTGGCCGTAGCCTACGCGCCGGAAGGCGGCAAACTGGGTTTTGTCAATACATCCGGTGAATTGGCCATTCCTTATCTATACACTCATGAGCGCGGGTTTTCCGAAGGATTAGCCGTTGTTCAAAACAGTAAAGGCAAGTATGGATATATTGATGCAGCGGGTAAAACGGTCATTCCTTTTCAATACCGGGACGGGGGCGACTTCTCCGAAGGGCTGGCGGCTGTGAAAAACTCCGAGGGGAAATGGGGGTATATCAATACGAGCGGGAAGATTGTTATTCCTTTTAAATTTAAAAGTGCCGGTAATTTCAGTGAAGGATTAGCTATTACACATAATTCAAGTGGAAAGGTCGGTTTTATCGATAAAAACGGCAAATTGATTATTGCTTATCAACAATACAATAGAGCATTTAATTTCAAAGAAGGAGTCGCTTTAGTCGGAATTGAATCGAGCTCCGGTTCGGAAGGCAAATTCGGTTATATGGATCGTCAAGGTAAATTGCTTACCGCTCTTGAGTATCGGGTGGAATCTTCTTCTTTCCATAACGGAGCCGCAGCCGCCTTTAAGACTTTGGGCAAAGGTTTTATCCTAACCAAGAGTTCAAGTTCAAAGTAG
- a CDS encoding DMT family transporter: MNRKDLSALLLLALIWGASFLFMRIASPIFGPVVTTELRVAVAAGALLLYAGLTRRRIEIRRHWKPFLLLGGLNAALPFSLICAAELHLSASLAAILNATTPIFAALAAWGTGGERPGLTRAAGLILGLGGVGVLVGWSPEPLDKTMLYSVVFSLGAALAYGFGGLYAARVGKGVQPLTLAIGQQLGAAVWLLPLAAVFPPPEQPTLAAAWSVLGLSLVCTAFAYLLYFRLIASVGAVKTVSVTFLVPVFGMLWGVIFLHESVYLNTVAGLGIILLSIMLIGGRTRKAVGQKGA, from the coding sequence ATGAACAGAAAGGATTTGTCCGCCCTGCTGCTTCTGGCCCTTATCTGGGGAGCCTCTTTTCTGTTCATGCGCATAGCCTCGCCGATCTTCGGGCCGGTCGTTACGACCGAGCTCAGAGTCGCCGTCGCGGCCGGCGCCCTGCTGCTGTACGCAGGGCTTACACGCCGCCGAATAGAGATCCGCAGGCACTGGAAGCCGTTCCTCCTGCTGGGGGGACTGAACGCCGCGCTGCCGTTCTCGCTCATCTGCGCGGCAGAGCTGCATTTGAGCGCATCCCTGGCCGCCATTCTGAATGCCACCACGCCGATCTTTGCCGCCCTGGCGGCTTGGGGCACCGGCGGGGAGAGACCCGGGCTGACCCGGGCGGCGGGACTTATTCTGGGGCTGGGAGGCGTCGGGGTTCTGGTCGGTTGGAGCCCGGAACCGCTGGACAAGACCATGCTGTATTCCGTAGTGTTCTCATTGGGGGCCGCGCTGGCCTACGGATTCGGGGGACTGTATGCCGCGCGGGTCGGCAAGGGAGTGCAGCCGCTGACGCTCGCCATCGGCCAGCAGCTCGGCGCGGCAGTCTGGCTGCTGCCGCTCGCCGCGGTATTTCCGCCGCCGGAGCAGCCCACGTTGGCGGCGGCGTGGTCGGTGCTCGGCCTTTCGCTCGTATGCACCGCTTTTGCCTACCTGCTTTATTTTCGGCTGATCGCAAGTGTCGGCGCGGTCAAAACGGTGAGCGTCACCTTTCTCGTCCCGGTGTTCGGGATGCTGTGGGGAGTGATTTTTCTGCATGAATCGGTCTATCTGAATACGGTAGCCGGGCTCGGGATCATCCTGCTAAGCATTATGCTGATCGGGGGCCGGACAAGGAAGGCTGTTGGACAAAAGGGGGCTTAA